The DNA segment TCCTGCTCAAGCTGTTGACGACGGACAGCGAATTGTTGTTCTTGCGCAGCCACTCTCATTTGAATCTCTTGATCAAAGCGGGCGCCCTGTTGCCGTGTTGTTTGCAATAGCTGTTCACATTGTTGACGGGTTTGATCGCGAAGATCACTGGCTTGTCGTTCAGCCTCTTTCCAAACCGAGGAGTTGTTGACCAATTGCTCTCGCTGTCTTTGGGCCTGTTGAACAATTTCTTCGGCTTGCTGACGAGCTACGTTGATAAAATCATCACGGCGCTCAATCAGTTGAGCTGCTCGTTTAAACTCGTCCGGTAATGCCTCGCGAACTGCATCGAGAACCTCTACAGCATCGCATTCATTAACAAGACGTCCCCCCGTAAACGGAAGCCGGCTCCCCTCTAGAACGACTTCCTCAAGCTGATCAAGCTGATTAAGAACGGTGAACTGGACATCGTTCATCTCAGGTCGGTAAGAAAGCTGAATTAAAGAGCCTGTTCAGGTCAAACGCCACCTCTGATGGGACCATATGTTCGATAGCACCGCCAAACCGTGCCACTTCCTTCACTACCGAACTGCTGAGGAAGCTGTGTCGCGCAGATGTTGTCATGAAAACAGTCTCCAAGGAATCCTCAAGTGAACTATTCGTGTGGGCGATTTGCAATTCATATTCGAAGTCGCTCATGGCTCGCAATCCACGCAAAATCAGGTCTGCTCGATGTGTTTTGGCACA comes from the Synechococcus sp. M16CYN genome and includes:
- the coaD gene encoding pantetheine-phosphate adenylyltransferase yields the protein MRALYPGSFDPLTNGHMDLIERALSLFGEVIVAVLRNPNKRPTFSIEQRITQIHASTRHLSGIEIINFEGLTVNCAKTHRADLILRGLRAMSDFEYELQIAHTNSSLEDSLETVFMTTSARHSFLSSSVVKEVARFGGAIEHMVPSEVAFDLNRLFNSAFLPT